A section of the Rutidosis leptorrhynchoides isolate AG116_Rl617_1_P2 unplaced genomic scaffold, CSIRO_AGI_Rlap_v1 contig111, whole genome shotgun sequence genome encodes:
- the LOC139881077 gene encoding diphosphomevalonate decarboxylase MVD2, peroxisomal-like, which yields MSSEGKTWVRMVTAQTPTNIAVIKYWGKRDETLILPINDSISVTLDPNHLCTTTTVAVSPSFDSDRMWLNGKEISLSGGRFQSCLREIRSRACDFEDKEKGIKITKKDWEKLHLHIASFNNFPTAAGLASSAAGLACLVFSLAKLMNVKEDESQLSAIARQGSGSACRSLFGGFVKWIMGKDKDGSDSLAVQLADEKHWDDLVIIIAVVSSRQKETSSTSGMRESVETSLLLKYRAEEVVPKRIVKMEEAIKNRDFASFAQLTCADSNQFHATCLDTSPPIFYMNDTSHRIISLVEKWNRSEGTPQVAYTFDAGPNAVLIARDRKTATQLLQRLLFFFPPNSDTDLNSYVIGDKSILKDAGIESIKDMESLPPPLEMKDANKFSGGDVNYFICTKPGKGPVLLADQTQALLKLLIVTYILHKKFSFEMLTILFAQNLFFNLKQVVVYGKAQISCREITTSLV from the exons ATGAGTAGTGAAGGAAAGACATGGGTGAGAATGGTGACTGCACAGACACCAACAAATATAGCTGTGATTAAGTATTGGGGAAAGAGAGATGAAACCCTAATTTTGCCAATCAATGATAGCATCAGTGTCACTTTGGATCCCAATCACCTATGCACTACTACCACTGTTGCTGTCAGTCCCAGCTTTGATTCTGATCGCATGTGGCTCAATGGAAAG GAAATCTCTCTTTCTGGAGGACGATTTCAGAGTTGTTTGAGGGAAATCAGGAGTCGTGCATGTGATTTCGAGGACAAAGAAAAGGGTATAAAGATTACCAAAAAGGATTGGGAAAAATTGCATCTTCACATTGCTTCTTTCAATAACTTCCCTACTGCTGCTGGTTTAGCTTCCTCTGCTGCTGGTTTAGCTTGTCTTG TTTTCTCCCTTGCAAAGCTGATGAATGTAAAAGAAGACGAAAGCCAGCTTTCTGCTATTGCTAG GCAAGGATCAGGAAGTGCTTGTCGCAGTTTATTTGGTGGATTTGTCAAGTGGATAATGGGAAAA GACAAAGATGGCAGTGACAGCCTTGCTGTTCAACTTGCGGATGAGAAGCATTGGGACGATCTGGTTATCATCATTGCTGTG GTAAGTTCACGTCAGAAGGAAACGAGTAGCACTTCTGGGATGCGTGAAAGTGTTGAAACAAGTTTGCTGTTGAAATACCGAGCAGAG GAAGTTGTCCCAAAGCGCATAGTGAAAATGGAAGAAGCCATAAAAAACCGCGACTTTGCATCTTTTGCACAGTTGACTTGTGCTGACAGCAATCAGTTTCACGCTACTTGTTTGGATACTTCTCCTCCTATTTTCTACATGAATGATACGTCCCACAG GATAATCAGCCTTGTCGAGAAATGGAATCGCTCTGAAGGAACCCCTCAG GTGGCATATACGTTTGATGCTGGGCCAAATGCAGTTTTAATCGCACGTGACCGAAAAACTGCTACTCAACTACTTCAGAGGCTGCTTTTCTTCTTCCCTCCGAATTCCGACACTGATCTGAACAG TTATGTAATTGGCGATAAATCGATTCTAAAAGATGCTGGGATTGAGAGTATTAAGGACATGGAATCCTTACCACCTCCTCTGGAAATGAAGGACGCCAATAAATTCAGTGGAGGAGATGTTAACTATTTTATTTGCACAAAACCTGGTAAAGGTCCCGTTCTTCTTGCTGATCAAACTCAGGCTCTTCTCAAACTTCTTATTGTCACATATATATTGCACAAAAAATTCAGTTTTGAGATGTTAACTATTTTATTTGCACAAAACCTG TTTTTCAACCTAAAACAAGTAGTAGTCTATGGGAAAGCACAAATTAGTTGTAGAGAAATTACTACTTCTTTAGTATGA